The Sulfitobacter sp. S223 genome has a window encoding:
- a CDS encoding sarcosine oxidase subunit alpha family protein, with the protein MRVSVRSLGAPVVFRFDGESYEGRAGDTVASALLANGARLMGRSFKYHRPRGVLSAGSEEPNALVTVGRGAAAEPNVRATVQEIYDGLEVFSQSAWPSLHFDAMAMNDLAAPFLGAGFYYKTFMWPKAFWEKLYEPIIRRAAGLGALSGQHNPDTYDRAFAFCDLLVVGAGPTGLMAARVAAEAGLDVILCDEDSEFGGRLLAEVENIDHMPAQEWVAEQVRKLAAMPNVRLMSRTTVTGVYDGGVYGALERVTHHMPRTEAPLECFWRITAAHTILAAGALERPIAFRNNDRPGIMTAGAVRAYLNRWGVVPARTVAVFGNNDDAHRTAHDLHHAGVMVVALIDSRADASVEDVPYPVYLGAQVSDTVGRLGLSSIKVRTASGKVEHIAAECLAMSGGWNPTVHLTCHMNGRPSWREDIAAFVPTKGAVPNLEAAGACNGTFSTARCLAEGAAAAQRVIKALDGRSVELDMPDAADARYRISPLWAVAGKGRAWLDFQNDVTVKDIKQAATENFRSVEHMKRYTTQGMATDQGKNSNVGALAVLADATGRGIQQTGTTTFRPPYSPVAIAALGAGAQGKGFAPERFTTSHAQSVQMGAPMIEAGLWYRPSYFPRKGEDTWRQSCDREVGYVRRTVGVCDVSTLGKIDIQGPDAAKLLDFVYTGMFSTLRENRVRYGLMLREDGTVMDDGTCARLGPNHYLMTTTTAAAGDVMRHLEFVTQALHPEWDVVFTSVTEQWAQFAVAGPKARSLLNKLLNDPVDNDAFPFMACGAVRVMGVDARLFRISFSGEHAYELAVPARYGAALFERLVERAEALEGGAYGMEALNVLRIEKGHITHAEIHGRVTAFDVCMERMVSDKKDCVGKVMAARDGLVDPMRERLVGMRPVSAVKQLTAGAHIFEDGAAHVHANDQGYVTSVCYSPDVGTMIGLGFVKGGPDRMGERMVVRDHVRDLTLEVEICSPVFIDPEGGRLRG; encoded by the coding sequence ATGAGGGTCTCTGTCCGGAGTCTGGGCGCGCCCGTTGTGTTTCGCTTTGACGGTGAAAGCTATGAGGGGCGCGCGGGCGATACTGTCGCCTCGGCTTTGCTGGCCAATGGTGCGCGTTTGATGGGGCGCTCTTTTAAATACCACCGTCCGCGCGGTGTGTTGAGCGCGGGTTCGGAAGAGCCGAATGCGCTTGTTACAGTTGGGCGGGGTGCAGCGGCGGAGCCGAATGTGCGCGCCACTGTGCAGGAAATCTATGACGGGCTGGAGGTGTTCTCTCAATCCGCTTGGCCGTCGTTGCACTTTGACGCAATGGCGATGAACGATCTGGCGGCGCCGTTTCTGGGGGCTGGGTTCTATTACAAAACCTTCATGTGGCCCAAGGCGTTCTGGGAAAAGCTGTACGAGCCGATTATCCGCCGTGCTGCGGGCCTTGGTGCGCTGAGTGGTCAGCATAACCCCGACACCTATGACCGTGCCTTTGCGTTTTGTGATCTGCTGGTGGTCGGTGCCGGACCTACCGGATTGATGGCCGCGCGCGTCGCGGCCGAGGCGGGTTTGGACGTGATCCTGTGTGACGAAGATTCCGAGTTCGGCGGCCGGTTGCTGGCTGAGGTCGAGAATATAGATCACATGCCTGCGCAGGAATGGGTTGCCGAACAGGTGCGCAAACTTGCAGCGATGCCAAATGTGCGCCTGATGTCGCGCACAACTGTGACAGGCGTCTACGACGGTGGTGTATATGGCGCGTTGGAGCGAGTGACGCATCACATGCCCCGTACTGAGGCCCCTCTAGAGTGTTTTTGGCGGATAACAGCAGCACACACGATATTGGCAGCAGGCGCATTGGAACGCCCCATAGCGTTCCGGAACAATGACCGCCCCGGGATAATGACAGCAGGGGCTGTACGCGCATATCTCAACCGCTGGGGCGTTGTCCCCGCAAGAACAGTGGCGGTATTCGGCAATAACGATGATGCCCACCGCACGGCACATGATCTACACCACGCGGGCGTGATGGTTGTCGCGTTGATTGACAGCCGCGCAGACGCATCCGTGGAGGATGTGCCGTACCCGGTCTATTTGGGTGCACAGGTGTCCGACACGGTTGGTCGGCTGGGTCTGTCCAGTATCAAGGTTCGCACGGCCAGCGGTAAGGTCGAACATATCGCAGCAGAGTGTCTGGCGATGTCCGGAGGCTGGAACCCCACAGTGCATCTGACTTGCCACATGAATGGTCGCCCATCGTGGCGTGAGGATATCGCGGCATTTGTTCCCACAAAGGGCGCCGTGCCGAATTTGGAAGCGGCCGGTGCCTGTAACGGCACGTTCTCGACTGCGCGCTGTTTGGCCGAGGGTGCCGCCGCAGCGCAGCGTGTGATTAAGGCGCTGGACGGAAGGTCGGTGGAATTGGATATGCCCGATGCGGCGGATGCCCGATATAGGATATCGCCGCTCTGGGCAGTGGCCGGTAAAGGGCGGGCATGGCTTGATTTCCAGAACGATGTAACGGTGAAGGATATCAAGCAGGCCGCGACCGAGAACTTCCGCTCGGTCGAGCATATGAAGCGCTATACCACTCAAGGAATGGCGACCGATCAGGGCAAGAACTCTAACGTGGGGGCACTGGCTGTGTTGGCCGATGCCACAGGGCGGGGCATACAGCAGACAGGAACTACCACCTTCCGGCCCCCGTATTCTCCGGTCGCGATTGCGGCTCTTGGGGCAGGGGCGCAGGGCAAAGGTTTTGCGCCAGAGCGTTTCACAACATCACACGCACAATCCGTACAAATGGGCGCGCCGATGATCGAGGCGGGTCTATGGTACCGCCCCAGTTATTTCCCGCGCAAAGGCGAGGATACCTGGCGGCAGTCGTGTGATCGTGAGGTGGGTTATGTCCGGCGCACTGTGGGCGTTTGTGATGTTAGCACCCTGGGCAAGATCGATATTCAAGGCCCTGATGCGGCCAAGTTGCTGGATTTTGTGTACACGGGCATGTTCTCGACCCTGCGCGAAAATCGCGTGCGCTATGGGCTAATGCTGCGCGAAGATGGCACTGTAATGGATGACGGCACCTGCGCGCGACTGGGGCCAAACCACTATCTGATGACCACCACCACGGCTGCGGCGGGTGATGTTATGCGGCATCTGGAGTTTGTCACACAGGCCCTGCATCCTGAATGGGATGTGGTGTTTACTTCGGTGACAGAGCAATGGGCGCAGTTTGCCGTGGCAGGGCCAAAAGCGCGCAGCTTGTTGAACAAACTGTTAAATGATCCGGTGGACAACGACGCATTTCCTTTCATGGCTTGCGGCGCTGTGCGCGTAATGGGCGTGGATGCACGATTGTTCCGCATCTCCTTTTCGGGTGAGCATGCGTATGAACTGGCCGTGCCTGCGCGCTACGGTGCGGCATTGTTCGAGCGGCTGGTTGAGCGGGCCGAAGCGCTGGAAGGCGGCGCTTATGGTATGGAAGCGCTAAACGTGCTGCGCATTGAGAAGGGGCATATCACCCATGCAGAAATTCATGGCCGCGTGACGGCGTTTGATGTCTGCATGGAGCGGATGGTGTCTGACAAAAAGGATTGCGTGGGCAAGGTCATGGCCGCGCGCGATGGGTTGGTGGACCCGATGCGCGAAAGGCTGGTGGGCATGCGGCCTGTGAGCGCCGTCAAACAGCTGACAGCGGGAGCGCATATCTTTGAGGACGGTGCGGCCCATGTTCACGCCAATGATCAAGGCTATGTCACGTCGGTGTGCTATTCGCCGGACGTAGGAACCATGATCGGACTTGGCTTTGTCAAAGGGGGACCGGACCGGATGGGGGAGCGTATGGTGGTGCGCGACCACGTGCGCGATCTAACGCTAGAGGTCGAAATCTGTTCGCCTGTTTTTATTGATCCCGAAGGAGGACGCCTGCGTGGTTGA
- a CDS encoding sarcosine oxidase subunit gamma, with the protein MVELDAKSPFDGLLPLRIGELDVTEMEVGPITSVMPFADTSKETLDQMLGLSFPAPGQSTGDGTRRCVWVGQGEALLMGDRPETGQGAYAALVDQSDAWAVVCLRGGRADDALARLVPVDMRLRVFQIGATARSQLGHMNASITRISEDAFMIAVFRSMAQTLVHDLRTALEAVAARG; encoded by the coding sequence GTGGTTGAACTTGACGCAAAGAGCCCCTTTGACGGGCTGCTGCCGCTCCGTATCGGGGAATTGGATGTGACAGAGATGGAAGTCGGGCCCATCACCTCGGTGATGCCTTTTGCCGATACCTCAAAGGAGACGTTGGACCAGATGCTCGGCTTGTCGTTTCCTGCGCCGGGGCAGTCCACCGGTGATGGTACGCGGCGGTGTGTCTGGGTGGGACAGGGTGAGGCGCTGTTGATGGGGGATCGTCCCGAAACAGGGCAGGGTGCCTATGCCGCCTTGGTAGACCAGTCAGATGCGTGGGCCGTTGTATGCCTGCGGGGGGGGCGCGCGGATGATGCTTTGGCGCGTTTGGTGCCGGTGGATATGCGGCTGCGGGTTTTTCAGATTGGGGCCACTGCGCGCTCGCAGTTGGGCCATATGAATGCCAGCATCACCCGTATCAGCGAAGATGCCTTTATGATCGCGGTTTTCCGCTCAATGGCGCAAACGCTTGTTCACGATTTGCGGACCGCTCTGGAAGCTGTGGCCGCGCGGGGGTAA
- a CDS encoding DMP19 family protein, giving the protein MPRAIDMLGLPRQGGKPRLAPDYFDRLLTDTDPVDAVAALSAFWQPRIDSRAARFGLSVAEYNVHLILIYTGEIADGGHAQYFVNRGVAYVDDTIAALNAVGLETLGDVLAQAQSILAVAGREFADCDAAADEKLPEVDVVLLRYCRAHKDTLLLPERGLLQG; this is encoded by the coding sequence ATGCCTCGCGCAATAGACATGCTCGGCTTACCACGACAGGGTGGCAAGCCAAGGCTTGCGCCCGACTATTTCGACAGGTTGTTGACAGATACTGATCCGGTCGATGCGGTCGCCGCGCTGAGCGCGTTCTGGCAGCCGCGGATTGATAGCAGAGCCGCGAGATTTGGCCTTAGTGTGGCTGAATACAACGTGCACCTGATCCTGATTTATACAGGGGAAATTGCTGACGGTGGCCACGCACAGTATTTTGTGAACAGAGGTGTCGCCTATGTGGATGATACTATTGCGGCACTAAATGCCGTAGGTCTGGAAACGCTTGGCGATGTGCTGGCGCAGGCCCAATCCATTCTGGCGGTAGCAGGGCGCGAGTTTGCCGATTGTGATGCTGCGGCGGATGAAAAACTGCCGGAGGTGGATGTCGTGTTACTGCGATACTGCCGCGCCCATAAAGACACCCTTTTGTTGCCTGAACGCGGACTTTTGCAGGGGTGA